One Peribacillus simplex NBRC 15720 = DSM 1321 genomic region harbors:
- a CDS encoding RNA polymerase sigma factor, protein MTDELVEKVRAGNDHAFRMLIENYKQTIYRTVYSVLRNQKDAEDVTQEVFIKIYTSLPQYKNQGFKTWITRIAVNHAIDLKRKRERQKEELQEEHSSEANLGLTDDVEAVFFRNERRKQVLRKLNDLPEGYRDVVYGYYIKEKTFKQIAEEQQIQVKSVEVKLYRARNWMRKHWKEEDFS, encoded by the coding sequence GTGACGGATGAGTTGGTTGAGAAGGTAAGGGCTGGGAATGATCATGCATTCCGAATGTTGATTGAAAATTATAAACAGACGATTTATAGAACCGTCTATTCCGTCTTGCGGAACCAAAAGGATGCTGAAGATGTTACCCAGGAAGTCTTTATCAAAATCTATACTTCTCTTCCTCAATATAAGAACCAAGGTTTCAAAACTTGGATTACCAGAATTGCGGTCAATCATGCAATCGATTTAAAGAGAAAGAGGGAACGCCAAAAGGAAGAATTGCAGGAGGAACATTCATCGGAAGCTAATTTGGGTTTAACTGATGATGTCGAGGCAGTATTTTTTCGGAATGAAAGGCGAAAGCAAGTATTACGGAAGCTGAATGACCTTCCAGAGGGATACCGGGACGTTGTATATGGCTATTACATAAAGGAAAAGACATTCAAGCAAATTGCAGAGGAACAGCAGATTCAAGTGAAATCTGTGGAGGTAAAGCTATATCGGGCAAGAAATTGGATGAGAAAACATTGGAAAGAGGAGGATTTTTCATGA
- the spoVAD gene encoding stage V sporulation protein AD: MLTGHRTWVFDQKPVIISTGTVGGPFEADGLLADDFDLLHSDLWINQDTYEKAHKVLLEEASTKAIEKAGLQKEQIQFFLGGDLINQITPTSFACRTLGTPYLGLFGACSTSMEGLALGAYLVNTKGAEYLLTGASSHNAAVEKQFRYPTEYGGQKPPTAQWTVTGAGVALLSSAGEGPRVTSATIGRVIDMGLTDPFNMGGAMAPAAVDTIEAHLRERNLDPSYYDLIVTGDLGKIGHEVSLELFKKHNTPIKEEQYKDCGLMIYREGQPVLSGASGPGCSATVVYGHLLNRMKKGEIKRLLVVATGALLSPLSFQQSETIPCIAHAVSIEYGGEPQT, from the coding sequence ATGCTTACGGGGCATCGCACATGGGTGTTTGATCAAAAGCCTGTCATCATCTCCACAGGAACCGTTGGCGGTCCATTTGAAGCAGACGGTTTGCTTGCGGATGATTTCGATCTTCTCCATTCCGATTTATGGATAAATCAGGATACTTATGAAAAAGCACATAAAGTCTTATTGGAAGAAGCAAGTACAAAAGCAATCGAAAAGGCGGGTCTTCAAAAGGAACAGATTCAATTTTTTCTTGGAGGCGACCTTATCAACCAAATAACACCTACGAGTTTTGCCTGCCGAACACTAGGAACACCTTATCTCGGCTTATTTGGTGCCTGCTCCACCTCCATGGAGGGACTGGCTCTTGGTGCATACCTTGTCAATACCAAAGGGGCAGAGTACTTATTGACAGGAGCATCAAGTCATAACGCCGCAGTAGAAAAGCAATTTCGCTACCCAACTGAATACGGAGGGCAAAAACCTCCAACAGCCCAATGGACCGTTACGGGGGCCGGCGTAGCTTTATTAAGCAGTGCCGGGGAAGGTCCAAGGGTCACATCAGCTACGATAGGCCGTGTCATTGACATGGGATTGACTGATCCTTTCAATATGGGAGGTGCAATGGCCCCGGCCGCTGTGGATACGATTGAAGCCCATTTAAGAGAACGGAACCTCGACCCATCCTATTATGATTTAATAGTGACCGGGGATTTAGGAAAAATTGGACATGAAGTGTCATTGGAATTATTTAAAAAACATAATACTCCGATTAAAGAAGAGCAATATAAAGATTGCGGTTTAATGATATACAGGGAAGGTCAACCGGTCCTGTCCGGGGCAAGTGGCCCTGGATGTTCCGCAACCGTTGTTTATGGTCATTTGTTAAATCGCATGAAAAAGGGAGAGATTAAACGATTGCTCGTCGTGGCTACCGGTGCCTTGTTATCTCCCCTATCCTTTCAACAAAGTGAGACGATTCCATGCATTGCCCATGCCGTATCGATCGAATATGGCGGTGAACCACAAACATGA
- the gatA gene encoding Asp-tRNA(Asn)/Glu-tRNA(Gln) amidotransferase subunit GatA: MSLFEQKVSELHERLHKKEISVTDLVNESYERIGQVEDKVKAFLTLDEENARNQAKRLDDQLVKGENEGALFGMPIGVKDNIVTKNLRTTCASKILENFDPIYDATVVQKLQKAETVTIGKLNMDEFAMGSSNENSAFQATRNPWNTEYVPGGSSGGSAASVASGEVLFSLGSDTGGSIRQPAAYCGVVGLKPTYGRVSRFGLVAFASSLDQIGPVTRTVEDNAYLLEAISGVDPMDSTSAKVDVPSFVNSLTGDVRGLKIAVPKEYLGEGVGEEARNSVLEALKVLEGLGAEWEEVSLPHSKYALAAYYLLSSSEASANLSRFDGVRYGHRTDNAETLIEMYKQTRAEGFGDEVKRRIMLGTFSLSSGYYDAYYKKAQKVRTLIKKDFEDVFEKYDVIVGPTTPTPAFKIGEKVDDPLTMYANDILTIPVNLAGVPGISVPCGFAANGLPLGLQMIGKHFDESTIYRAAHAFEQATDFHKQFPKL, from the coding sequence ATGTCGTTGTTCGAACAAAAGGTTTCTGAGCTTCATGAACGCTTACATAAGAAAGAGATAAGTGTCACTGACCTTGTTAACGAATCGTATGAGCGAATCGGACAAGTAGAGGACAAGGTGAAGGCATTTTTGACACTTGATGAAGAAAACGCCCGCAATCAAGCAAAACGATTGGATGATCAATTGGTAAAAGGCGAGAACGAAGGCGCTTTATTTGGTATGCCAATCGGAGTGAAGGATAATATTGTCACTAAAAATTTGCGTACGACTTGTGCGAGCAAAATTTTGGAGAACTTTGATCCAATCTATGATGCAACCGTTGTTCAAAAGCTACAGAAAGCAGAAACGGTTACGATAGGGAAATTGAATATGGATGAGTTTGCGATGGGTTCTTCTAATGAGAATTCCGCATTTCAGGCAACACGCAACCCTTGGAACACGGAATATGTGCCAGGCGGTTCTTCGGGTGGTTCAGCTGCATCTGTCGCTTCCGGTGAAGTCCTATTCTCTTTAGGTTCCGATACGGGTGGATCGATCCGCCAACCAGCGGCATATTGTGGAGTTGTCGGCTTAAAACCTACATATGGACGGGTTTCCCGATTCGGACTAGTAGCATTTGCGTCTTCATTGGACCAAATTGGGCCAGTTACAAGAACGGTTGAAGATAACGCTTATTTGCTTGAAGCGATTTCAGGTGTAGATCCAATGGATTCGACCTCTGCTAAAGTTGACGTGCCGAGTTTTGTGAATTCATTAACAGGCGATGTTAGAGGATTGAAAATAGCTGTGCCTAAAGAATATCTTGGTGAAGGCGTTGGGGAAGAAGCACGTAATTCCGTACTTGAAGCATTAAAAGTATTAGAGGGGCTTGGAGCTGAATGGGAAGAGGTATCCTTGCCGCATTCCAAATATGCTTTAGCTGCCTATTACCTGCTATCTTCATCGGAAGCTTCGGCTAACCTTTCACGTTTTGACGGAGTGCGTTACGGACATCGTACAGATAATGCAGAGACTCTTATCGAAATGTATAAGCAAACCCGTGCAGAAGGATTCGGTGACGAAGTGAAACGCCGTATCATGCTTGGAACGTTCTCCTTAAGTTCCGGTTATTATGATGCTTATTATAAAAAGGCTCAAAAAGTACGTACATTAATCAAAAAAGACTTTGAAGATGTCTTTGAAAAATACGATGTCATCGTTGGGCCGACTACACCTACACCTGCATTTAAAATTGGTGAAAAAGTCGACGATCCATTAACGATGTATGCGAATGATATCTTGACGATTCCAGTCAATCTTGCTGGTGTACCAGGTATATCAGTGCCATGTGGATTCGCAGCGAATGGGCTTCCGCTTGGACTGCAAATGATTGGGAAGCATTTTGATGAAAGCACGATTTATCGCGCGGCTCACGCATTTGAGCAAGCAACAGATTTTCATAAACAATTTCCTAAGCTGTAA
- the gatB gene encoding Asp-tRNA(Asn)/Glu-tRNA(Gln) amidotransferase subunit GatB, producing the protein MDFETVIGLEVHVELKTDSKIFSASPNHFGAAPNSNTTVIDLGYPGVLPVVNKKAVDFAMKAAIALNCEVAEITKFDRKNYFYPDNPKAYQISQFDQPIGEHGWIEIEVGGKKKKIGITRIHMEEDAGKLTHKGNYSLCDYNRQGTPLVEIVSEPDITSPEEAYAYLEKLKSIIQYTGVSDCKMEEGSLRCDANISLKPVGQKEFGTKTELKNLNSFNFVRKGLEHEEIRQAEILNEGGIIEQETRRFDEATGRTVLMRIKEGSDDYRYFPEPDLLTIHIDEEWKARIAAEIPELPDARKKRYVEEFGLPEYDAAVLTVTKESADFFEATVASGADAKLASNWIMGEVSAFLNAEGKELHDVKLTAESLAGMIKLIEDGTISSKIAKKVFKELIENGGNAETIVKEKGLVQISDEGALRTAVEEALNNNPQSIEDFKAGKQKAIGFLVGQIMKATKGQANPQLVNKILVEEINKR; encoded by the coding sequence ATGGACTTTGAAACGGTGATTGGTCTAGAAGTACACGTAGAATTAAAAACGGATTCTAAAATTTTCTCAGCGAGCCCAAATCATTTTGGTGCCGCTCCAAATAGTAACACGACTGTAATTGACCTAGGCTACCCAGGTGTATTGCCTGTCGTCAATAAAAAGGCTGTTGATTTTGCAATGAAGGCTGCGATTGCCCTGAATTGCGAAGTGGCGGAAATTACGAAATTTGACCGGAAAAACTATTTTTACCCGGACAATCCTAAAGCATATCAAATTTCACAGTTCGATCAACCGATCGGTGAGCATGGTTGGATTGAAATCGAAGTGGGCGGCAAGAAAAAGAAAATTGGCATTACCCGCATTCATATGGAAGAGGATGCTGGAAAGCTGACACATAAAGGGAACTATTCATTGTGTGATTATAACCGTCAAGGTACGCCTCTTGTTGAAATCGTATCCGAACCGGATATCACTTCCCCGGAAGAGGCTTATGCTTATCTGGAAAAGTTGAAATCCATCATTCAATACACCGGCGTTTCCGATTGTAAAATGGAAGAAGGCTCACTTCGCTGTGATGCAAACATTTCCTTGAAACCTGTCGGCCAAAAAGAATTCGGTACGAAAACCGAATTGAAAAACTTGAACTCATTCAACTTCGTTCGCAAAGGGTTGGAGCATGAAGAAATCCGACAAGCGGAAATCTTGAATGAAGGCGGCATAATCGAACAGGAAACCCGCCGGTTCGACGAAGCTACAGGCAGAACGGTACTAATGCGAATTAAGGAAGGCTCCGATGATTACCGTTACTTCCCGGAACCGGACTTATTGACAATCCATATCGATGAAGAATGGAAAGCGCGTATTGCTGCCGAGATTCCGGAACTTCCGGATGCACGAAAAAAACGCTATGTCGAAGAATTTGGCTTACCGGAATATGATGCAGCCGTTTTAACGGTAACGAAAGAAAGTGCTGATTTCTTTGAAGCGACAGTCGCTTCAGGCGCTGATGCAAAACTAGCATCTAACTGGATCATGGGTGAGGTTTCCGCTTTCTTGAATGCAGAAGGTAAAGAGCTGCATGATGTCAAATTGACTGCTGAATCGTTGGCTGGAATGATCAAGCTGATTGAAGATGGCACGATTTCTTCTAAAATTGCCAAAAAAGTTTTCAAAGAATTGATTGAAAACGGCGGGAATGCTGAAACGATCGTCAAGGAGAAGGGACTAGTCCAAATTTCCGATGAAGGCGCATTGCGTACAGCCGTTGAAGAAGCATTGAATAATAACCCGCAATCGATTGAAGATTTTAAAGCCGGTAAACAAAAGGCAATCGGCTTCCTTGTCGGACAGATCATGAAAGCGACAAAAGGACAAGCCAATCCACAGCTTGTTAATAAAATTTTGGTGGAAGAAATCAATAAACGTTAA
- a CDS encoding DUF1657 domain-containing protein: protein MTIASNVKQCVSSLKGVEAGLSSLALRTQDEESKRILHETMLVVNEVMKDVLKRVGELEREEPQYKGF from the coding sequence ATGACGATAGCTTCTAATGTAAAACAATGTGTCTCTAGCCTGAAAGGAGTTGAAGCAGGCTTATCCAGCTTAGCACTCCGGACTCAAGATGAAGAATCTAAACGCATCTTGCATGAAACGATGCTGGTGGTGAATGAAGTTATGAAGGATGTACTGAAGCGCGTGGGGGAGTTAGAACGGGAAGAACCACAATATAAAGGTTTTTAA
- the rlmD gene encoding 23S rRNA (uracil(1939)-C(5))-methyltransferase RlmD, whose product MKKTAPVAKNDIIEVLFEDLTHEGAGVAKVDGYPIFVQSALPGEKAKIKVMKANKGYGFGRLIEIIENSPYRVEVTTEDYHKYGGCQLQHMSYEGQLEFKGKQVREVMTRIGKLEDVKVHPIIGMENPTHYRNKAQVPVGEKDGKLIAGFFKPRTHEIVETKESIIQNEVINEAVQVVKEIFSKLGIPAYNEESHKGVLRHIMARYGKQTDELMIVLVTRTNSIPFIESIVKEIVERLPQVKSIVQNVNSKKTNVILGDKMTLLWGDEVIHDMIGDVKFAISAKSFYQINPDQTKVLYDKALDYAGLTGEETVIDAYCGIGTISLFLAKKAKKVIGVEVVEEAIEDARRNAELNEISNAEFMVGDAGNVIAEWYQKGNTADVIVVDPPRKGCEESLLNTIIEMKPNKVVYVSCNPGTLARDLHILEEGGYKAVDIQPVDMFPMTTHVENVVLLELK is encoded by the coding sequence ATGAAAAAAACAGCACCAGTTGCTAAAAATGATATTATAGAGGTTTTATTTGAAGATTTAACACATGAAGGGGCTGGCGTCGCTAAAGTAGATGGCTACCCAATCTTTGTTCAGAGCGCCCTTCCTGGTGAAAAAGCAAAAATTAAAGTGATGAAGGCTAATAAGGGTTATGGCTTCGGACGCTTGATCGAGATTATCGAAAACAGTCCATACCGAGTTGAGGTCACGACCGAAGATTACCATAAATATGGTGGTTGTCAGCTGCAGCACATGAGCTATGAAGGACAGTTGGAATTCAAGGGAAAGCAAGTACGTGAAGTGATGACACGCATCGGGAAACTGGAGGATGTGAAGGTTCACCCTATCATCGGGATGGAGAATCCAACCCATTATCGCAATAAAGCTCAAGTTCCTGTTGGTGAAAAGGATGGCAAGCTAATAGCAGGGTTCTTCAAACCGCGGACACATGAAATTGTTGAAACGAAAGAAAGCATCATCCAAAATGAAGTGATCAATGAAGCCGTTCAAGTCGTTAAAGAGATTTTCAGTAAACTTGGTATCCCTGCTTACAATGAAGAGTCACATAAAGGTGTATTGCGGCACATCATGGCCCGTTATGGCAAGCAAACAGACGAATTAATGATTGTTCTCGTGACAAGAACGAATAGTATCCCTTTCATAGAAAGCATCGTGAAGGAAATCGTTGAACGTCTTCCGCAAGTTAAATCCATAGTCCAAAACGTGAATTCCAAGAAAACGAATGTAATCTTAGGCGATAAAATGACTTTACTATGGGGCGACGAAGTGATCCATGATATGATCGGTGATGTGAAATTTGCGATTTCAGCAAAATCCTTCTACCAAATCAATCCAGATCAAACGAAAGTCCTATATGATAAAGCTCTTGACTATGCTGGGCTGACGGGTGAAGAAACTGTGATAGATGCCTATTGCGGCATTGGAACCATCTCTTTATTTTTAGCTAAAAAAGCGAAAAAAGTAATCGGAGTCGAAGTGGTCGAAGAAGCGATAGAAGACGCACGCCGCAACGCTGAATTGAATGAAATCTCAAATGCAGAATTCATGGTTGGCGATGCAGGTAACGTTATTGCTGAATGGTATCAAAAGGGCAACACTGCGGATGTCATCGTTGTGGATCCGCCTCGCAAAGGTTGTGAAGAATCCCTTCTGAATACGATCATCGAGATGAAACCTAACAAAGTCGTATACGTATCATGCAACCCAGGCACTCTAGCGCGTGATCTTCATATCTTGGAAGAAGGCGGATATAAAGCAGTTGATATCCAACCTGTCGATATGTTCCCAATGACGACACATGTTGAAAATGTAGTGTTATTAGAGTTGAAATAA
- a CDS encoding GNAT family N-acetyltransferase: MYIRKATPEDAEKSAILTRLAIKEIAEVLTGETEEERVLSVLADLFRKSGNRISYENTFVSEHEGQVSGLIIAYHGKDAESLDEPIVKQLRMKMKDPSVTLDKEAEMKDFYLDTVSVDPNFQGKGIGSALIQYVEGYAKNKGYPRVSLVVENENEGANRLYSRLGYIEMKTISISGHEFRYMVKEIEEPPV; the protein is encoded by the coding sequence ATGTATATCAGGAAAGCGACACCGGAAGATGCGGAAAAGTCAGCCATATTGACCCGGTTAGCGATTAAGGAAATTGCAGAGGTTTTGACAGGTGAAACGGAAGAAGAAAGAGTACTTTCCGTTCTTGCCGATTTGTTCAGGAAAAGTGGAAATCGGATCAGCTATGAAAATACCTTCGTCAGTGAACATGAAGGACAAGTATCTGGATTGATCATTGCTTACCATGGCAAGGATGCCGAAAGCTTGGATGAACCGATAGTGAAACAATTAAGGATGAAAATGAAAGACCCGAGCGTTACACTCGATAAGGAAGCGGAAATGAAAGACTTTTATTTGGATACAGTATCCGTTGACCCGAATTTTCAAGGAAAAGGAATTGGTAGTGCACTGATTCAATATGTTGAGGGATACGCTAAAAATAAGGGGTATCCAAGGGTTTCTTTAGTCGTTGAAAATGAAAATGAAGGGGCGAATCGTCTCTATAGCAGATTAGGATATATCGAAATGAAAACCATTTCGATTAGCGGCCATGAATTTCGCTATATGGTAAAAGAAATAGAAGAACCTCCTGTTTAA
- a CDS encoding YitT family protein, which translates to MYILDALTWTYIKEYMIGRQGDFINFQKAVAVIVGSFLVGIGINGFLVPHHLIDGGVIGIALILHYFFGYQTGLSMLILSIPIFLYAWYYERPFFYSSVHGLLLTSLFMDWLNPLKKVFSISILTSSLIGGAIIGMGIGLMLRYETSSGGTDMLAKIIAKSTSMDIAFAIIVIDTLIISAAAFTLGIEIFLFSCVTIIIIGLITSLMKVRD; encoded by the coding sequence ATGTATATTCTTGACGCTCTGACTTGGACATATATTAAGGAATATATGATTGGGAGGCAAGGTGATTTTATTAATTTTCAAAAAGCGGTGGCTGTAATTGTTGGTAGCTTTTTGGTGGGTATTGGAATCAATGGTTTTTTAGTTCCTCATCATTTAATAGATGGCGGCGTTATTGGGATTGCACTCATCCTTCATTATTTCTTTGGTTATCAAACGGGGCTATCCATGTTAATCCTTAGTATTCCTATATTTTTATATGCTTGGTACTATGAACGCCCTTTTTTCTATAGCAGCGTTCACGGATTGCTTTTGACATCCCTTTTTATGGATTGGCTAAATCCACTGAAAAAGGTCTTTTCCATTTCGATACTAACAAGCTCTTTGATTGGCGGTGCCATCATAGGGATGGGCATAGGACTCATGCTTCGATATGAGACAAGCAGCGGGGGAACGGATATGTTAGCCAAAATCATCGCAAAATCTACCTCCATGGATATTGCATTTGCGATTATCGTCATAGATACACTAATCATTTCAGCTGCAGCATTCACTTTAGGTATTGAAATTTTTCTTTTTTCATGTGTGACGATTATCATCATTGGACTGATCACTTCGCTTATGAAAGTGAGGGATTGA
- a CDS encoding DUF421 domain-containing protein: protein MPDWIEILLRSLFFLIVLFVITKVLGKKQLSQLSFFEYVTGITIGNVGAELATKVEGNIIHGVLSILVFAIAPFIAGSISLKSKTFRDLVEGKASVFIKDGKVMEDNLKKEKYTIDELLALLRKKDVFDISEVEFALLEANGDFSVMLKKQNQPITAKDLNLSVAAVKEPQTIIMDGSILDEPLSTIGLNRNWLHTELDKLGVILENVFLAQANSNGELTVDLFDDKLKVPSPQEKPLMLATLKKCQADLELFALGTESKEAKEMFSKNSEKLQKAIDGVAHILRN, encoded by the coding sequence ATGCCGGATTGGATAGAAATTCTTTTGCGTTCATTATTCTTTTTAATTGTTCTTTTTGTAATCACGAAAGTGTTAGGTAAAAAACAATTATCCCAGCTCTCCTTTTTTGAATATGTAACGGGGATAACCATTGGTAATGTTGGGGCGGAATTAGCTACGAAGGTCGAAGGCAATATTATACATGGTGTACTGTCCATCCTCGTCTTTGCCATAGCACCCTTCATTGCAGGTTCAATATCCTTAAAAAGTAAAACGTTCCGTGATCTTGTGGAAGGAAAAGCATCGGTTTTCATCAAAGATGGCAAGGTCATGGAAGACAATTTAAAAAAAGAGAAATATACCATCGATGAATTGTTGGCATTGCTCCGAAAAAAGGATGTCTTCGATATCTCAGAAGTCGAGTTTGCCTTATTGGAAGCCAACGGGGATTTTTCCGTAATGTTAAAGAAGCAAAATCAACCTATAACAGCTAAAGACCTTAACCTGTCAGTGGCTGCAGTAAAGGAGCCACAAACCATCATTATGGACGGTAGCATACTCGATGAACCACTTTCAACGATTGGACTGAACCGAAATTGGCTTCATACTGAACTGGATAAGTTGGGGGTAATCCTCGAGAATGTTTTTCTTGCTCAAGCTAATTCTAACGGAGAATTAACTGTGGACCTTTTTGATGATAAACTTAAAGTTCCTTCTCCTCAAGAAAAACCTCTTATGCTCGCGACCTTGAAAAAATGTCAAGCAGACTTAGAGTTGTTTGCACTTGGAACGGAATCAAAGGAAGCTAAAGAGATGTTTAGCAAAAATAGCGAAAAGCTGCAAAAGGCAATAGATGGCGTAGCCCATATCTTAAGGAACTGA
- the gatC gene encoding Asp-tRNA(Asn)/Glu-tRNA(Gln) amidotransferase subunit GatC, with amino-acid sequence MSRISMEQVKHVAHLARLAITEEEAQQFQHQLDQMISFAEQLNELDTDQVNPTSHVLDMKNVMREDVAKPGLPVDEVIKNAPDSKEGYIRVPSIIE; translated from the coding sequence ATGTCACGTATTTCTATGGAACAAGTTAAACACGTTGCCCATTTGGCTCGTTTGGCTATTACGGAAGAAGAAGCACAACAGTTTCAGCATCAGCTTGACCAAATGATTTCATTCGCGGAGCAGTTGAATGAGCTTGATACGGATCAAGTAAACCCGACTTCTCACGTTTTGGATATGAAGAATGTTATGCGCGAAGATGTCGCAAAACCGGGATTGCCAGTAGATGAAGTAATTAAAAATGCACCGGATAGCAAAGAAGGATATATCCGTGTACCATCAATAATTGAATAA
- a CDS encoding diacylglycerol kinase, with protein sequence MKRARLIYNPTSGREAIKKSLPGVLAKLEEAGYEASAHATTGAGDATNAAKIAIERGYDIVIAAGGDGTIYEVVNGLATAEKRPKLGIIPTGTTNDFARALHLPKSIEGAAEIIAGGHTMPIDIGKMNDRYFINIAGGGRLTELTYDVPIKLKTMLGQLAYYIKGIEMLPSIKPTEVSIEYDGKLFEGEIMLFLVANTNSVGGFEKLAPDASLNDGMFTLLILKKANLADIVRVATLAMRGEHIHDKNVIYEKANRIKVQAKNDMMLNLDGEFGGMAPAEFVNQYRHFDVFIPQGILPDDPANK encoded by the coding sequence ATGAAAAGAGCAAGGTTGATTTACAACCCGACTTCGGGCCGGGAAGCCATTAAGAAGAGCCTGCCAGGTGTGCTAGCGAAACTTGAAGAAGCTGGTTATGAAGCTTCTGCACATGCAACGACCGGTGCTGGGGATGCGACGAACGCTGCTAAGATAGCGATTGAACGCGGCTATGATATAGTTATTGCAGCAGGGGGCGACGGTACGATTTATGAGGTTGTTAATGGACTGGCCACTGCAGAGAAACGTCCGAAACTAGGAATCATTCCGACGGGAACGACCAATGATTTCGCGCGGGCGCTGCATTTACCGAAGTCAATCGAAGGGGCAGCCGAAATTATTGCCGGTGGGCATACGATGCCGATCGATATTGGGAAAATGAACGATAGGTATTTCATCAATATTGCAGGCGGGGGCAGATTGACCGAATTGACCTACGACGTGCCGATCAAGCTGAAAACCATGCTTGGTCAGCTAGCGTATTATATTAAAGGAATTGAAATGCTACCTTCAATTAAACCGACGGAAGTTTCTATTGAATATGATGGAAAGCTTTTTGAAGGAGAGATCATGCTTTTCTTGGTGGCTAACACGAATTCGGTTGGCGGCTTCGAGAAACTGGCTCCTGACGCCTCTCTGAATGATGGTATGTTCACGTTGCTTATTTTGAAAAAGGCCAACCTCGCTGATATTGTCCGTGTCGCAACATTGGCAATGCGCGGTGAACATATCCATGATAAAAACGTCATTTATGAAAAAGCCAATCGAATTAAAGTCCAGGCCAAAAACGACATGATGCTTAACTTGGATGGGGAATTTGGCGGGATGGCCCCAGCTGAATTCGTAAATCAGTACCGCCATTTTGATGTATTCATCCCGCAAGGAATACTGCCGGACGATCCGGCAAATAAATAG
- a CDS encoding LiaF transmembrane domain-containing protein gives MRTWRVGTISMGISLVGLGLVLLVSQIADMNLTTILLSWWPLLFIILGAEILFYIYFSRKESSFVKYDILSILFVGLLGTTGIVLILLTSSGLMDQVRAAVNSEEKTVNLPGFNQKAGKGIQRVVLDPGPYPLTIESGKGEEVSIFGTYGERVMEDEDSLLNKAEDYLLVERNGDTLYISFKDLPIQNGLLDSGTMNLKATLIIPAELAVEIDGKSTDLVLKPRKLLNDWSVKDSGNLSVFLQDNSDIKIDARGVEELEGPENGWKMTEVKEETSEEGAVKKNGIFNIGKGKHTLTVTDAFNLNVQYP, from the coding sequence ATGAGAACATGGAGAGTCGGAACGATTTCAATGGGAATCTCCCTGGTTGGTTTGGGATTGGTTTTACTGGTTTCTCAAATTGCGGATATGAATTTGACGACGATTCTGCTATCATGGTGGCCATTGCTATTCATTATCTTGGGTGCAGAGATTCTTTTCTATATATATTTTTCCAGAAAAGAAAGTTCTTTTGTAAAGTATGATATTCTTAGCATTCTTTTCGTGGGATTGCTTGGAACGACTGGGATAGTTTTAATTCTGCTAACATCAAGCGGATTGATGGATCAAGTTAGGGCTGCCGTGAATAGTGAAGAGAAAACGGTCAATTTGCCTGGTTTTAATCAAAAGGCAGGGAAAGGCATACAGAGAGTTGTCCTGGACCCTGGCCCATACCCATTGACAATTGAGAGTGGTAAGGGCGAGGAAGTTTCCATTTTTGGAACATATGGTGAGCGGGTAATGGAAGATGAGGATTCGTTGTTGAACAAGGCGGAAGATTATTTACTCGTTGAGAGAAATGGTGATACGCTTTATATAAGCTTCAAGGATTTGCCGATTCAAAATGGACTTTTGGACAGTGGTACAATGAATCTTAAGGCAACTCTAATAATCCCTGCTGAGTTGGCCGTGGAGATAGACGGTAAAAGTACCGATCTTGTTCTGAAGCCTAGAAAGCTCTTGAATGACTGGAGTGTGAAGGACAGCGGAAATCTAAGTGTATTCCTTCAGGATAATAGTGATATCAAGATAGATGCTAGAGGGGTCGAGGAACTTGAAGGACCTGAGAACGGCTGGAAGATGACTGAAGTGAAAGAAGAAACAAGTGAAGAAGGCGCTGTTAAAAAGAATGGGATATTCAATATTGGAAAAGGGAAACATACTTTAACGGTTACCGATGCATTTAACTTGAATGTTCAATATCCATGA